AggaattatttatttctaaaatattttagaatatttcctGAAGAGATGACATAGAGAAAAGGATCCAGACAGCAATTTACCAAAGCCAGAGTCTTGATTAAATCACCATAAACTCTACGGAAGGACTTCAGTTGggaatgaacatctgaacaaGACGTTTTAGTCAGAGTAGTAACTATATCAATCACATTGATGATGTGCAAAGGAGTCCAAAACAGAAAGAAAGCCACAACGATGCTGACCACAAGTCTCTTCTTGTAAGTCCTAACCTTTGGCCCCTGATTTCTGGGTTCCTGGTCCTGTGGAGCTCTAGTTGGACTGGAACTCTTGACTTTTTGGCTCAAGCCTTTGTGCAACCAGAGATAACATGTTAACATGATCAAAAATGGGATGACAAAGCCCAACAGGATCTCAAGAAGCAAAACAGTCACTTTTACAGACTGTGACTCCATTGCCCTCTGACATCTCTGCAATCCATCCTTGTCTTTGAGTCCATGAGTCAAAAATATTGGTAGGGCAAAAACAAAGGCTAGAATCCAGATGCCAATCAGCTGAAGGCGCCTGTGCCGTCTCTCCAGTCTGTGCAGCATCATCCTGTTAGTGACTCTGGACTTGATGACATTGTGATAGCGGTGAACACTCATGGAGGTGACCGTCAGGACTCCAACATACAGACTCCAGTGACCAAAGAAGAACAAGAACCTACAAGACCAAAGGCCGAGTTTCCATCCAAACACTATTCCACACAGCACCACTGGAGCCAAGCAAAGGGTCAAAGCATCAGAGACAGCAAGGTTTACCATTAGTTTTAAGGTAAAGCTCAAATTTTTGTTCCAATCACGAGCAATGCTGATGATTACTGCGATGTTGCTTGGCAAACCCACCAAACAGCACAAACCTATAACTACAGCAGGAGCAATCTGTTCTGAAACCACAGCAGTGCTGTTAGAGGCTGAATTACAGTCTAATATTTGCTCCATCATTAAAATTTCTTGTCTGGAAAATGCTGAACCTGAGCTATAAATGGTAGAAGAAGAGGAACTAAGTTGACTCCTCCCACTTCTCACACCTTTGCTCTTATCTCAGTCTTCACAACAAAGTGCTTGCAAatacacaaagaaaaaaatattggcTATTGTAACTTGTAACTATGtctgtttagtttcattgtgttttggttgttttccctgttttgttttgctttgctttgctctGAGTTCCTTGTGCTTATTAGTTTCCATAGTTCCTAATTTAAGGAAAGTTCCAGAAGATCAAACCataacagatttatttatttattaatttattattttattttattattgtttgctTCATTTTTGCAACGTCCTGTATAGTTCAGTTCCAACCAGCTCCAAAACACTTGCTAGTAAGTCTGAATAGAGATGGTTTCATTATTGGGAGATACCAGGGTCTGTGGCtctaccattggagaaagtgtAACAGCCAACTTGGATCATGTGTGCCTTGATAACCAATCACATTACGGCCTTAACGGCATCAAATATCTTTTTGTGCGACAGTCAATCATGTTTGTCATATACCACAAACAATGAATGAGCAGTGCCATAAACGGAACCCTACCTGTTGTAATATTGTCTGTGATTTCTTTTATAAAACAGATTGTTTAAAGGAAAACATGTTGAAGATTAGGTTATAGCTCATTAAATGATAAGCTGTTTTCCAATAGCAGTTTATTCAGCTTAGTAGAGCCTCTCAGATGGGTTCCAGAAGTAAAAACTTCCATTAATTTTCTCCAAAGTGCCTAAAGAGTTCTACAGGGAAcacccactcccatgaagcaccaCGAGTGGTTTGGTTCATGGATTATGTGTTAACAAAGACTCcttttctcttctgtgtcattctcctacactaTTTATGTTCGCCGcttcattattggccagctcctgcgtcagcatcacactaatgcgtcgtgctgctcacgtaaCAGTGTCtaccaatactgagccggcgttctgatgtagaacctggaagtgctgaatgtaaacagcataggagaatgacataGAAGAGCAgatattgtatttttgttttgtttttgcacacaaaaattattctcgtcgcttcataagaTTAAAGGGATACAACGCATAGTATGTCATGTCACTGTGTACTACGTCGCGGAAATTAACGTTTTTTGGACGCACGTCAAATGCGTATGGATGTCGCACCGGAAGCTCattgttttactttataaagttttaaataaggatacttgtcttacacaaacgcattgattcacatcagaaggcctttattaacacccTGGAGATGTATGGATTAAatttttaatggatggatgcattttttttttttaatctttagaatagtcacattgactattttaacgatgtctttagtaagtggttaaaattgctgtttATGTAGGACtcagatacctctcggatttcatcaaaaatatcttaatttgtgttccgaagatgattTAAGGTCTTCCGGATGTgggacggcatgagggtgagtaattaatgacagtagtttcatttttgggtgaacaaaaaatattttttattgcatCAGGGCAACATTGTGCAACAATGGTACAGAATcatagagaaaattatcatAAGACAATGCTCAGAGAGCAATgcaaaatcacatttaaaaaaaaatgtcaaaaagtaagtaaaaagggaaaaacacttgaaagacaaTGATATATATTGAATATGATACATGCATAGGTTTGTATCATGTAGTGTGTCATGTcatataatgtacttcatgtaataagatttcactACGTACAAAACTTAAAAAAGCAGTTCTTCTCTGTTGTGAAATAGAGGTGTAtaatttttgcacatcactttagGTGTTCCTTCACACCCAGGAACCCTGCACCTTCCCTTCTTAAAACACATTATTGCCAATGTGAGGTGTTGTCCAAAACATCCTCGAAAATCTATCGCATAatgttgccctgaggcaacgaaaagaaaaactgaatttttgaccatgcaaaataaaataaaaaaaaaactgacaaaaggcttctctacaccttcatacGCGAGCgcgcgtgcacacacacacacacacacacacacacacacacatatattttttatgtacagttcatgtcattttaaataagattactaaagcaaataatcttgccttcttctcacaccatgtgctcatgtgaccatgtgtcagaacaggacgtcccacctttaaatggtgcttgatagtgactcccacaccttactggacTGATCTTTGGTACTTTCTCgacctttctaattggttgtaatcatttaaagaaaaatgtactaAACATAGAGCTTAAGAAAACTTCCCGTTGCTGTGCTGTAGAGggttaactaatgttaagaaatgagagcttattgtaaagtgttaacagtgtttgttattttaatgtattatcgTAACCACTGGTTTATTGCAAAAAAATTGCACTCTTCTAGTTGTTTACTTATAGCAGCTAATGAATTTGAAGTCTTGCACATTCACAGGAAATAACTTATGGTGGATAAAGTACAACAATAAAATAGCAACACATAAAATACGTTAACAAGCTAAATAAATCAACCCAAACCAGCAAAATACTTTTGTAAGGTCACCTTTTACAGGATGATCTCCTGGGTCATTTGCACTGTCCAATCCTCCTTTTGCAGGAATTCTCTTGAACTCGGTCCTACGGTGTCGGGTGTGTTGATGCTGCCTCCTAGCGTTCTTCCTCTTGATGTTCTTTCTGGTTTGCAGTTTTCACGTTTCTTTCACCCTTTTGCAAGCTGCAAACATATACCTCAAATGCCTACATCttctaataaaaaatattcaaaatctTCTTATTAACTGAAATCTAATAAGAAGCAGAATGAACAGTTACTTATTAAGCCCATTATAATAAGGCCATGGCAATATATCACTACTTATGTTCTACATTCTTAGTTTTAATGTGGCATTTCCTGTATTTCTTGCAACATATCCAGTTTAACCATAACCAGACAACGAGCCCAAAGCCTTTTGACCTGaaatatttactaaaataaGGGGGTACTTCCATAATATAACAGCACATTTGCTAATGtttttataggctatatataaattcatatgaattatacacacacatacaccaatcaggcacaacattatgaccactgacaggtgaagtgaataacactgattctcTCTTCATCAaactgttagtgggtgggatatattaggcagcaagtgaacattttgatCTCAAAGTTGCTGtcttagaagcaggaaaaatgggcaagcgtaaggatttgagtgagtttgacaagggccaaattgtgatggctagactgGTGTTATAGAACCTCATGTTTCAGTCTTCCCCTGTGACCTAGTTTCCCCGTTCAGCACAGGAATCTTAATAAAGGTGACAATTGAAAGTgtcatgccgcaatgcatgcattatgcagctgaattgtcctattattttctttaattctattttttttttttttttttgctgtggttTTTGTTCTGTCTTTTATTAGCTTCTTAGTGATGTCCAGAGTTGATCTGATtgtctgaatattttgttgtcaccattgttgaggttcataagCTGATTGCTCATATCTGCGTTTGTCATTGTTTTCTGATCATGTATTttaatctttgtttttttgtcttctaTTGTCTAATTTCTGAAATTCAATGAAAAAAAGGGGTTGTATTTCAATTTAATCaatggtaaaaaaaacatgaatgattaaaaaaaatcatcatttgatCTCATTGCATGTCTCTATGCTACTGCAAATGTGTTTCATAAACACACTGtgacagcagccagagaaaacaaacataCTATAAGAGATAAGAGCACAActaatggtgacttcaaataaacttctgttaattctcaataagaacttctgtagttgaataacagaaataaagtcaatctggttagttaTATGTGAagctgtaatgctgtttgtggagttgtttaatcagatcttgagagaggtaatgtcttcttttatcttcagttgatttcatctaaggctgtggtcAGAACAGGCTTGTTAATGCTGAGAAAATTCGATAAATAACATATATAGATTTTGTGGCTCAGATAAGGGCCAGTTctggtttatttctttgctgttggctgacatgtggcattgcTATGGCCTGCTTGTGGCTCAAATCTGTCAAACAGGAGCGGTCTGCCCAAGTTCCATCATTCTACCCCACATCATTCATGCCACACTTGGCAGATATAGGTCAAAGTTGCTATCTTGGATGGCATTGCAAGGGGGAgcagtacagtgagaagtgacTAGTCCTCAGTGACTAGTCCTCACAGTGAatttcagtggtagtaaagttCTTATATAGTGATGAATGAGAGCTGAAGGAATGGGAAGTTGTGCTTTATCAGTGATGACATGAATTCAAACACCATTGAGTGATGGAATTCGCAAATTCCTTGTGTTGTTCAGCACTTTTTAAACGACAATGACTCTGTATATTCCCCTAAGGTTAAAATCCTTCAGTGGACAAGTATTTAACCTGACTTTAATACTATTGGGCACCTGTGGGGACACTCAAGGAGCTCACACTACTGGAGTTAAACAAAACAGATGTGAAAACTCAATGCCAATAAGTGTCAGAGCAGCATACAGAGCAGTAAAGTTATAGAAGACATGTATGTACTAGAATTACATGTTTGTTGAATTTAATcaagggtgtactcatttttgcaacCCTTCATTTAAGTAGAATTAGCTAattactttaaattaatttagagATATTGATGACatatttttctgtttctgttaggTATAAGATTAATTTCAATTTTGTCATCTTTTTATGAATTGTAGcagtaataattatgaaataaaaaatctttaagCCCTCTGTTTTTTGGTAAGTGGttaattttaattgtttttacatCAACTTAAACACCAAGGATTTTATAAATTTAAGTTTGGAAAACCTGACAAATTATCTGGACTAATTCTAGACTGTTACCAAAGACTACAACCAATCTCAAAAACAGCAACCCTGTTATGAATGCctcaataaatataatatttatagcAATCCCATAAATATGTGATTATTTACTATGCTATACTTTATTCATGTTGATACATATGACAGTatgtatgaatgaatgcatgcatgcatgaaaTGCAGTCAGATAGACATTGTTGCTCCATCAACAGCATGTGATAATCTACTGCAAACCACACAAGAACAGCAATGAGGAACTAGGGAATCTTTAAAGTGTATATTTGACTGAAAGTAAATTATCAAATCAGAAAggaattatttatttctaaaacattttagaatATTTCCTGAAGAGATGACATAGAGAAAAGGATCCAGACAGCAGTTTACCAAAGCCAGAGTCTTGATTAAATCACCATAAACTCTACGGAAGGACTTCAGTTGggaatgaacatctgaacaaGACGTTTTAGTCAGAGTAGTAACTATATCAATCACATTGATGATGTGCAAAGGAgtccaaaacagaaaaaaagccaCAACGATGCTGACCACAAGTCTCTTCTTGTAAGTCCTAACCTTTGGCCCCTGATTTCTGGGTTCCTGGTCCTGTGGAGCTCTAGTTGGACTGGAGCTCTTGACTTTTTGGCTCAAGCCTTTGTGCAACCAGAGATAACATGTTAACATGATCAAAAATGGGATGACAAAGCCCAACAGGATCTCAAGAAGCAAAACAGTCACTTTTACAGACTGTGACTCCATTGCCCTCTGACATCTCTGCAATCCATCCTTGTCTTTGAGTCCTTGAGTGAAAAATATTGGTAGGGCAAAAACAAAGGCTAGAATCCAGATGCCAATCAGCTGAAGGCGCCTGTGCTGTCTCTCCAGTCTGTGCAGTATCATCCTGTTAGTGACTCTGGACTTGATGACATTGTGATAGCGGTGAACACTCATGGAGGTGACCGTCAGGACTCCAACATACAGACTCCAGTGACCCAAGAAGAACAAGAACCTACAAGACCAAAGGCCGAGTTTCCATCCAAACACTATTCCACACAGCACCACAGGAGCCAAGCAAAGGGTCAAAGCATCAGAGACAGCAAGGTTTACCATTAGTTTTAAGGTAAAGCTCAAATTTTTGTTCCAATCACGAGCAATGCTGATGATTACTGCGATGTTGCTTGGCAAACCCACCAAACAGCACAAACCCAGAACTACAGCAGGAGCAATCTGTTCTGAAACCACAGCAGTGCTGTTAGAGGTTGAATTACAGTCTAATCTTTGCTCCATCATTAAAATTTCTTGTCTGGAAAATGCTGAACCTGAGCTATAACTGGTAGAAGAAGAGGAACTAAGTTGACTCCTCCCACTTCTCACACCTTTGCTCTTATCTCAGTCTTCACAAAAACAAAGTGCTTGCAAatacacaaagaaaaaaaattggctATTGTAACTTGTAATTCTATGtctgtttagtttcattgtgttttggttgttttccctgttttgttttgctttgctttgctctGAGTTCCTTGTGCTTATAAGTTTCCATAGTTCCTAATTTAAGGAAAGTTCCAGAAGATCAAACCataacagatttatttattaattaatttattattttattgtattattgtttGCTTCATTTTTGCAACGTCCTGTATAGTTCAGTTCCAACCAGCTCCAAAACACTTGCTAGTAAGTCTGAATAGAGATGGTTTTATTAgataaataaaaccatctctaTTCACATTAACCGGCCTTAATGGCATCAAATTTCTTTTTGTGTGTCATATTCCACAAACAATGAATGAGCAGTGCCATGAACGGAACCCTAACTGTTGTAATATTGTCTGTGATTTCTTTTATAAAACATGTTGAAGATTAGGTGATAGCTCATTAAATGATAAGCTGTTTTCCAATAGCAGTTTATTCAGCTTAGCAGAGCCTTTCAGATGGGTTCCAGAAGTAAAACTTTCATTAATTTTCTCCAAAATGCCTAAAGAGTTCTGCAGGGAAcacccactcccatgaagcaccaCGAGTGGTTTGGTTCATGGATTATGCGTTAACAAAGACTCCTCTTcttttctgtgtcattctcctacactgtttatgttcactgctttattattggccagctcctgcgtcagcatcacactaatgcgtcgtgctgctcacgtgaacagtgtctaccaatactgagctggcgttctgatgtagaacctggaagtgctgaatgtaaacagcataggagaatgacatagaagagaagatattgttgaataaagtcattatttttgttttgtttttgcacacaaaaagtattctccttGCTTCATAAGATTAAAGGGATACAACGCTTAGTATGTCATGTCActatatgatgttttattaacaaaattcgggaggagcaacgttcaaataatctgactaatcatcacgtcatctcggccagctgtcagcaatcagtaatcaacatatctacccaatcagcatgagtgaaaacatatatattagacacggtcgactcacccatattcctcgACAGTTTGACAGCATCTGACCCGCCCTAAGTTCCCACCGTGTCCGAAATTAATCTCTGTGTGTCCGATGAAGAATCTTTCGTCCACAAGGTATCTTTGCCACAATCCTCTGGCCTTACTAGGAGCAATTACACCGCCGCCGATTCATCTCGGGGGCACTTCAGCCCAAACAAAACGGTCCCCGCATGCCAAGACGCCGAGGCCGACTTTCGTCACTGCGGTCGAAACATCCGTGATTTCCTTCCGTGTATTTTCCTAGTTCTGCCCAGTCTATCTTTCCTGCCATAAAGAAATGGACAACAAGGCAGTCGAGCACCAAGCTCGAGTCTCGGGCAATTTCGCCTCTTCCCGTGAAGAAACGGGCCTTCCTCCAGCATCAGGCCGCCGCAGCAGGCCTTTCAGCAAAGCCGCGCCGCAGCGCAGATATCAGTCCAAGCCAGCTGACACTTTCCACCCCATCGGCTCAACCCAGCAAAAGCACAGTTAAAATCCTTCTCGTTTTCTGTCACTGAATTAATTTCCACAGTTATGCCATCTGTATCAATGTTGATCGAGGGAATCCACGTTTTAAACTTTTCTGTAAAGTTTGCCGTTCTAAATTACGGCACGATTGTGGTTTAAACACGCAATCAGCTGATGCACGTATGACGTTAATATTACATGCATACAGAATCATTGAAACTCGGAACTCATTGTCCTCGCTGTCCAGCGATTTATCAACAAAATCGCTTAGAAAATTAGTCATAATATGTATTTCTGTTTAAGTATAATCACTGCTTCAATATTGGAGACGCAGAGACTGGTaggaaaaattattttcaaatcattattttgatgcatttaaataaatcttaccGTTCCCTTTTCATCTGTATCTGTTTTATAACGAGCATAATTTGTAAGTAACTTAACAAACCAGACAGATAACCAATGAATAAACTATTACGTTGCAGTTTGGAAGTATGGAATttgagtaatttccaggtctggatAGAAAAGAAaccaacataaataaatataaatgaacaatgttaTACAAGCAGTGTGTTCATGGTAACATTTTAGTGATTGTTGaacacaattaaaataaattcaaggtGCACATTCTTATTATGCAAAGCTCTGTCTTTTACAAATGATTCTCTTTTGATCTTTACTAAATAAATGTGCTTGTGACAGACCAGCAACAGTTAAAGAACAAAGGATCATCTAAATCATATTGTACTTTGCTGTTTGATGATCTTTCAACATCAAACCATGACAGTTCAACAGTACTGTCttttacagtatcaaaccaTTGTGTCAGAGGTGAATATATGCAGGTTTAAAGGATTTCAGGCCTTTTTCAAGAAAATAAGAATATgtacaaaatgtaataacttctCTCTCTTCCCTGCACAGTTTCGCTGAGCTCAGGTTTCAATCGCCCCAGATAAAACGATGGGTCCAGCCACGTCCATTGAATTTCTGGGCCTTAACTAGAATACAGCTAATATCCAGGCCTCACGGCATAAGGAATCAATAGGATATTTGTTCGCTTCCACCTTCCTAAACAGTCCAAACTGTTCTAAACAGGAATTACTATCTTCGATCAGCTACTTAAACTTCATGATGTGAGTAATTCCACAAGGCCACTCTTTCATCTTACATCTCCTCACTCTTGTATCTTCAATTCATGTGCTAGAAACAAGCGTCAGGCCGCAGCAGCAGCAAGCCTGGACCGTGCCCCAGATTCCCTACTTTCCTCCCTCTGCTTAGCCACACATTGCGGCTTTCACCGGCGCCGCACTCCATCCAAAGATGCCTGCCCCTCTTGGTGAACGCCTTCACTCCAAACATGAGGATGCCTCTACTAGTGAAGCAAGCTCAGCTGTCTCAACCATTTC
The Megalobrama amblycephala isolate DHTTF-2021 linkage group LG19, ASM1881202v1, whole genome shotgun sequence DNA segment above includes these coding regions:
- the LOC125254673 gene encoding leukotriene B4 receptor 1-like; protein product: MMEQRLDCNSTSNSTAVVSEQIAPAVVLGLCCLVGLPSNIAVIISIARDWNKNLSFTLKLMVNLAVSDALTLCLAPVVLCGIVFGWKLGLWSCRFLFFLGHWSLYVGVLTVTSMSVHRYHNVIKSRVTNRMILHRLERQHRRLQLIGIWILAFVFALPIFFTQGLKDKDGLQRCQRAMESQSVKVTVLLLEILLGFVIPFLIMLTCYLWLHKGLSQKVKSSSPTRAPQDQEPRNQGPKVRTYKKRLVVSIVVAFFLFWTPLHIINVIDIVTTLTKTSCSDVHSQLKSFRRVYGDLIKTLALVNCCLDPFLYVISSGNILKCFRNK
- the LOC125254765 gene encoding leukotriene B4 receptor 1-like; this encodes MMEQILDCNSASNSTAVVSEQIAPAVVIGLCCLVGLPSNIAVIISIARDWNKNLSFTLKLMVNLAVSDALTLCLAPVVLCGIVFGWKLGLWSCRFLFFFGHWSLYVGVLTVTSMSVHRYHNVIKSRVTNRMMLHRLERRHRRLQLIGIWILAFVFALPIFLTHGLKDKDGLQRCQRAMESQSVKVTVLLLEILLGFVIPFLIMLTCYLWLHKGLSQKVKSSSPTRAPQDQEPRNQGPKVRTYKKRLVVSIVVAFFLFWTPLHIINVIDIVTTLTKTSCSDVHSQLKSFRRVYGDLIKTLALVNCCLDPFLYVISSGNILKYFRNK